The genomic interval GATTATGTAATAAATGCGGGCGGATTAATAAATGTCGCGAATGAATTAAAAGGATATCGTCAAGATAGAGCATTAAAGCAGGCAGATGGAATTTACGATGTTTTAACAAAAGTGATAAAAATTTCGCAAGAACAAAATATTCCGACGCACTTAGCTTCAAATCAACTTGCAGAAGAAAGATTAAAACAAATAGGGGGAATAAAGAAAATTTATTCAACAAATTAGGATTATTTTTTTGATATGAAATCAAAAAGAAGAAAATTACGCGAAAAAATATTACAAGTTTTATATGCATACGATATGCATGGAGCAAGTCTTTCAGATATTATAAGCAGCCAGCTTGCAGAAATTTCTTTACCCGAAGATAAAGAATTTTGTATAAAAATTATTAACCTCGCTGTAGCTAATCGAAAGGAGATTGAAAGCAGAATTGAAAAAAGATTGGTGAATTGGGATGTTTCGAGAATTGCTGTTATTGACCTTATACTTTTAAGAATCGGCGTATGCGAAATTTTATTTGTCGAGGATATTCCGCCTAAAGTTACAATTAATGAAATTATAGAAATTGCGAAAGAATTCAGTACGGCTAAGAGCGGCAAATTTATAAATGGAATTCTTGACGCGATACTTGATGACATTAAAACAGAAGGACATTTAAAGAAAGCCGGCAGAGGACTAATTGAAAATTCCCTTCCAAAACAATTCTAATTCTGTTTTCGGTTCAAATAAATTTAAAATTTTTGTATGGACATTATACGATTTTGCCAATACTTCATACTCAATTGTAGTTGTTACATTTATTTTTGCGGTTTACTTTAAGGAAGTTGTTGCCCAAAAAATGCCAATCGGCGATCTATTCTGGAGTTTAGGAATCAGTATTTCAATGATATTGACCGGAATTATCTCGCCCGTACTTGGCGCAATAGCGGATTATTCTGCAGGTAAAAAAAGATTTTTATTATTCTTTACTTTATTGTGTATAATTCCAACTTCACTGCTTTACTTTACAAATGAAGGCGATGTAGTTTTAGCGCTTATACTATTTATTTTTGCTAATATCGGCTTTGAAGCATCTTTAGTTTTTTATGATTCATTTCTTCCGGAAATAACTTCGCCAAAGACATACGGAAGAGTAAGCGGATACGGATTCGCGATGGGTTATCTTGGTTCATTGGCTGTATTAGCTTTAGCTTTTCCGTTTATTGAATCGGGGAAGATTAAAGAAACATTTCCGCTCGCGGCATTTTTCTTTTTGATTTTTGCAATACCGATTTTCTTTCTGCTAAACGATACAAGAAGAAAAACAAATGACGATATATCATTTATTAAAATTGGATTGAGCAGGGTTTGGAATACAATTGAACATTTAAAAGGATATAAAAATCTTGCCTTGTTTCTTTTAGCTTTCTTCTTTTACATTGAAGGTGTTAACACGGTTATTTTCTTTGCCGGCAATTATGCTTCAACAACGTTAAAATTCACAATGCTTGAGCTGATACTTTTTTTTATAATTGTGCAGACGACTGCAATTTTCGGATCAATATTGTTCGGTATAATTTCTGATTCGATCGGGCAAAAAAGATCAATTATTATTTCATTGGCAATATGGATATTTACAATTTTAATAGCGTATTTAACTAGCGACATCAATTCGTTTTTAGTTCAATATTTAAGTGAATTTACAAACTATACTCCGAACCAAATAATGGTTAAATGTTTTTATTTTGTCGGACTTTTAGCCGGAAGTGTTATGGGCGCAACGCAATCAACGAGCAGAAGCTTAATGACCAAACTTACTCCGCAAAGTAAAAAAACGGAATTTTTTGGATTTTATTCTTTATTCGGAAAAAGTTCCGCCGTTGTGGGTCCATTGGTTTTTGGTTTGGTAAGTTTCAATTCAGGCAGTCAGAGATTGGCAATTTTATCCGTTGGAGTTTTCTTTATCATCGGTTTGTTTATTTTGAACTTTGTGAAAGACGAGGAAACCAATAATTAGTTTTTGATTTTGCCGAAATAAAATTTTAATAAGAAACCAAAAACACCTAAGGCAATAAACAGCCAAATAATTCCCCAAATTTGCGCGGAAACTCCTGTTAGATATTCCAAAATTTGAGTGTCGGTTACTCGAATGTTTTTAATTAAAAGATCTTCTTTAATATCTGTTATAACATACAGACAGCTTATTAAACCTACATATTGCAAAAAAAACTTCAAAATATTTTCCGGTAAATATTTTGAAATTAAAAATAATGTAACAGAAACAAGAAGACCTATAATGATTTGTAATTCACCTTTAACTAAATTGACCGTTGTTAAAAAAATAATAATTGCCAAAATATTCAAATACCATTTTCTAAATCGATTTGAAAAAGATGAAACAAAAAGCAGAGAGCCGATAACGATACTTCCCAAATAACCGGCTGACGCGATAAAAATTTGACTGCCGCCTTCGATTAAAGTCTTACCAGAAAGATTCAAATCAAAAGTTAAATATTTAGGTTCACCGCCGGAAATAATGCCGGCAAAAACGTGATTTATTTCGTGAAAAATTATTATAAAAATTTTGATAGGGAATAAAAGTTTGGAATCAAAAAAAATCAAACTAATTATTACGGCAAAAAGCAATAAAGAAAATTCTAAAGAATTATTTTGTGTGGTTTTGCCCAATTTATGACTATTATGAATAAATAATTAAAGCGTAATTATAATGGAAATATTAATGAAAAAATTATATGAATAAAATAATTATTTGACTATTAGAAATAAAAACGCAATTTATTATTTTTGATTAATAATTTAATAAAAAATTTGCGAGCGTAACTCAGTTGGTAGAGTGTCAGCTTCCCAAGCTGAATGCCGCGGGTTCGAATCCCGTCGCTCGCTCTAAATAATAAAATAATATTTGCAACTTTATTTTAATTAGCTTAAATTTACAGCTCAATTTTAATGGGAACTTAGCTCAGCTGGTTCAGAGCACCTGCCTTACAAGCAGGGGGTCATAGGTTCGAATCCTATAGTTCCCACAACATAAACCCTTATAAGACAATAACTTATGAGGGTTTTCTGTTTTAAAGAAATATGTACAGAAGTACATGTTGAAGTACAATCCTAAAATAATTTCTAAAAGTTTAATGGCTTAGTGCGTTAGTCTTTATAGAATATTACATTTCTAAAAATAATTTTATATCTTTCCCCATCCTATAATCATTTAATTCAAAACGTAACGGGGGTGTTATTTTTTTGATAAAGGATTAATATCGTTATGTTTTCTAAACCCGTTCTCTCCAAATCTACATACATCAAAGGTCTTCAATGCGATAAATCTCTCTATCTTAATAAACATCATTATAATTAGCTGACCAAGTATTTAAAAAATGAATTTATCCGTGAAGAAGTAAATAGGCGAATAAATTTTAAAGCGCGCCGGATAAAATTTGTATTTACAACCCTAAATCTATCATTCTTCCCCGAAAATATATTCCTGTAATCTAAAGCCATCATATCCTGAAAATATTATATACATAATTATTTCAATGTTCATTTTAAAACTAACAAATAACCAACTAATCAATATCAAAAACAAAAAAGGAGCAAAACTATGTCAATGGCAATATTGTTAGCAATAATCTTAATGCTGAGTGTAATTGCAAAAAGTGTAAACAAACATAATCTTGTGGATAGGACAATTGATCTGTTTGAAGATCCCAATTCAAGATGCAATCGATGCGGGAGATATGTTAAACTAGGATCAGGTTTATGGAGTAACAGGCTCAGGGATTATGATTCTATCGAAGTCAGGAAGTCTAAAGGAGCTAAATATCCGGAAGGTAATTTTATATGTGGAGATTGTTTAAATAAGGAATCAAAGAAGTAAAAGAATAATCTTGTCCGCCGGCGGGCAGGTAAAATATTAAAAAGCATTTCTAATAATATCATATCGACACGTATATCCTAGTAGGACTAAATATACAGATAGGGGAGGTAATAGAATTTCATTGCGAGCCACCCCCATGTTTCTCCTATTGTATTCTCAAATCATAAGGCAAAATATATGAGCGCCAAAGAAATTAATAGATAAATATTGAAATTTTGTAAGTATTTATACTTACAGTAAGTACTTATACTTATTTACAAAGAGATAAAATTCTCTTATATTGTATTTATTATTTAAGTTAATACAATAAAATAAAAATAAATGTAAGTTTAATGGCGAAGCTATGTAAAATATTGGCTTATGATAATTTCAATAAATGATATTTTAATTTATGATAAAAAGTTTAATTTAGGTGAAAATAAGTGCATAATAATATTCCATCGGAATTATGCATAATAATATCTCCAAAATGCACAATAATATTCTTTAACCAATAAGTAAATATTGTCTTTGAAAGTATGTTCTTAATTCTGTTAAAATGGTTCTGAATAATTTAAGTTTAGTTCCGCCGCGCTTTCTTTGAAAGTTAAGCACGGCTAAATATAAATCTTTGCGTTGCTTAATTGGCATTGCTCTTTGGGGCTGCGGGTTATTGGCAACGACGTTTTAGGTTTTAAATAGGTTTTGTGAAAAATGAAAATATTTATACTAGTTATTCCAATAATAATTGTAATAAGTCTAACAAATTGTTCTAAAAATAATTCTCCAACCATTCCGACAAATCCAGAAAAAAAAGATTCATTAATTTTTAGTATTTATCTTAATGAAATAAATAATGATTCTAAATCTGCCTCAATTGGGACAGAAATATCAATTACATTTTTAGACTCAAACTATACAATTTTTACGTCTGATTCTGGCATCGCAAATTTAATTGTTATTGTTGATTCAATACCGTCAGAAGAATTTATAGCAAATATTAAAGTTGATAAACAAAATTATAAATCAATTGATACTTCGATTGTTGTTTCGTTCTCCTCTAATTCTAAATTATTTAAGTATAATTTAAATTTATACTACAAAATATTACTCAATCAATCCGTTTCAATCTGAATCTAAGTGAGGAGAATAATGATTTAATATTCCAATCTGTAAATACGGAAATATTAGTTAATATTTTAGATGCAAATTATACAATTCATACGGATCAATCTGGTAGTGCACAATTAATTTGTAACTTCAAGCTGGATTCTTTTGATACTATTAAGGTGAAAATAAATGTCGATAAGAAAACGTATTTTACAGTTGACACTACAATCAATATAACTTCAGATGAATTAATGATTTCAAATATTATTGACTGTAATTTAACTTTACACTATAAAAAGTTATTATTTCCCATTAGAAGTAGGACATAAAACAAAATATATTGCTAGAAAATACTATAGCGATGTTTATGATGGTTGGTCTATCGTTAGTACAGAAGATTGGGAAATAAAAAAGGTTGACTCAAATTATTCATTTTTTAATTTATTAGTCACAAGTCATTATTATATGAAAATCACTTATATTCATCCATCGCTAGACACAACATATTTAGACGAAACTTATCAAAATGAGTATACAATAGATATTTCTAAAGAAGGATTCCTAAGTGTACAAATATGTCCGAGTGATAAATCTTATATATGTCGTTGTATTCAAGATTGCATAAATGGAAGTAACCCAATTACAATTTATCGGAAGAATTCAAAAGACTTAAATCTTACTTTTAAGGGTAATTGGGCAGATTATACACTCACGAAAGGATATGGTATAAGTTATTTATCAACTTATACACTAGGAGGTGCAGCAAGTGGATATGAATATAAGAGAAGAAATTGAAGTAAATGACAAAAACCTAACCAACAAATCTCCAAGGGAGTCCTTCGGACAACTTGACCGCCGTTCTCCTTCGGGTTAAATTGTAAAATTTGGCTTCGTAAGTTTAATTTAAGTTTTTTGTTAAAGTGTTGTACAGTTCAAGGAAAGGTAAGTCGCAGTTTTTGCTAAAGACAAAATAAAAACTGCTTTGGTAATTTTAACCAATAGTAATTTTATAAAATTGTTGTTTAGGGCGGCAAGTTATTTGCCACGGTTAACCACTCCCAGTTTATACTAAAATTTGCCGTAGCCCAAAGAGAGCTCAGATAGACGCATAGTAGTACAAGCTAAAATAAGTAGAGCGAGCTAAGAAAGAAGAAACTAAAAAAATAAATAAAAACTAATAACGAGTGAAATAGAATTATTATAGTGAGACCAAAGTCAAGAACCCAAAATAATGGGTAAGGTACTTCTGTTTT from Ignavibacteriota bacterium carries:
- the nusB gene encoding transcription antitermination factor NusB — its product is MKSKRRKLREKILQVLYAYDMHGASLSDIISSQLAEISLPEDKEFCIKIINLAVANRKEIESRIEKRLVNWDVSRIAVIDLILLRIGVCEILFVEDIPPKVTINEIIEIAKEFSTAKSGKFINGILDAILDDIKTEGHLKKAGRGLIENSLPKQF
- a CDS encoding MFS transporter, with amino-acid sequence MPFQNNSNSVFGSNKFKIFVWTLYDFANTSYSIVVVTFIFAVYFKEVVAQKMPIGDLFWSLGISISMILTGIISPVLGAIADYSAGKKRFLLFFTLLCIIPTSLLYFTNEGDVVLALILFIFANIGFEASLVFYDSFLPEITSPKTYGRVSGYGFAMGYLGSLAVLALAFPFIESGKIKETFPLAAFFFLIFAIPIFFLLNDTRRKTNDDISFIKIGLSRVWNTIEHLKGYKNLALFLLAFFFYIEGVNTVIFFAGNYASTTLKFTMLELILFFIIVQTTAIFGSILFGIISDSIGQKRSIIISLAIWIFTILIAYLTSDINSFLVQYLSEFTNYTPNQIMVKCFYFVGLLAGSVMGATQSTSRSLMTKLTPQSKKTEFFGFYSLFGKSSAVVGPLVFGLVSFNSGSQRLAILSVGVFFIIGLFILNFVKDEETNN
- a CDS encoding M50 family metallopeptidase, whose translation is MGKTTQNNSLEFSLLLFAVIISLIFFDSKLLFPIKIFIIIFHEINHVFAGIISGGEPKYLTFDLNLSGKTLIEGGSQIFIASAGYLGSIVIGSLLFVSSFSNRFRKWYLNILAIIIFLTTVNLVKGELQIIIGLLVSVTLFLISKYLPENILKFFLQYVGLISCLYVITDIKEDLLIKNIRVTDTQILEYLTGVSAQIWGIIWLFIALGVFGFLLKFYFGKIKN